In the Chlorobium limicola DSM 245 genome, one interval contains:
- the prmA gene encoding 50S ribosomal protein L11 methyltransferase, with amino-acid sequence MQPTGTQNYIELAITISPTLFEPYIAILTQEGIEYFLEEDDRLLAYLPESEWSKAKEQAVRCLLEETFGSVPPCKASFMADRNWNAEWEAHLQPIEISDRFLIVQKYKEVTPKPGQIVIEINPKMSFGTGYHATTRLMLRQMEELELEERKIMDIGTGTGVLAIAARKLGNRLPILAFDNNAWAAENAVENAKENQAADIRIELIDAEEELVANLREGYDLILANINKNVIDRILPVIRNYAPQAEVLLSGVLVYDEPWLKKLLKRLGYSNVKTIYEDEWLSSLVRAENEAKH; translated from the coding sequence ATGCAGCCGACAGGAACACAAAATTACATCGAACTGGCCATTACGATCAGTCCCACGCTTTTCGAACCATATATCGCAATCCTTACTCAGGAGGGCATCGAGTATTTTCTCGAAGAGGACGACCGGCTGCTCGCCTACCTTCCCGAATCCGAATGGAGTAAGGCGAAAGAACAGGCTGTCCGTTGCCTGCTTGAAGAAACCTTCGGCAGCGTACCGCCCTGCAAAGCCAGTTTCATGGCTGACCGGAACTGGAACGCCGAGTGGGAGGCGCACCTGCAGCCGATCGAAATTTCCGACCGCTTCCTGATCGTCCAGAAATACAAGGAGGTCACGCCTAAACCGGGGCAGATCGTTATCGAGATCAATCCGAAAATGTCGTTCGGTACCGGTTACCACGCCACAACCCGCCTCATGCTCCGCCAGATGGAGGAACTTGAACTGGAAGAACGAAAAATCATGGACATAGGCACAGGAACCGGCGTACTGGCCATTGCAGCGCGCAAGCTCGGCAACAGGCTGCCGATTCTCGCCTTCGACAACAATGCCTGGGCTGCTGAAAATGCCGTGGAAAACGCCAAAGAAAACCAGGCGGCAGATATCAGGATAGAACTGATCGACGCCGAAGAGGAACTGGTGGCGAACCTGCGCGAGGGGTACGACCTCATTCTGGCAAACATCAACAAGAATGTGATCGACAGAATTCTGCCGGTTATCCGGAACTACGCTCCGCAAGCTGAAGTGCTGCTGTCCGGAGTACTCGTATACGACGAGCCGTGGCTGAAAAAACTGCTGAAACGGCTCGGTTACAGCAACGTGAAGACCATTTACGAAGACGAGTGGCTATCAAGCCTGGTTCGGGCGGAAAACGAGGCGAAACACTGA
- a CDS encoding Ppx/GppA phosphatase family protein, with amino-acid sequence MKRVSCIDIGTNTALLLIADLLPESGSIVPILHRQTIVRLGERVDERRLIGDEAIRRLVVCMQEYRALSEQQGAKTVIAAGTSALRDAANRDEVIAEVMRETSVSINCISGTEEAELTFFGAVAGLDDLPETFSVIDIGGGSTEICMGSLSGVEKSVSMDIGSVRLTERFFSSLPPSEYEMEAAREEIDRVLRSSVLPFFASRESVYGVAGTLTTIAQVSQGLKHFDAMRVQNYRLSFAEVNRLFGQLGNNSLEEIIAQGIPEGRADVITMGALILRQFMRLMGIGEIRVSIQGLRFGLAQKELLRLQGTA; translated from the coding sequence ATGAAAAGGGTTTCATGCATCGATATCGGCACCAATACCGCCCTGCTCCTGATCGCAGATCTTCTGCCGGAAAGTGGCTCCATCGTCCCCATCCTGCACCGCCAGACCATTGTGCGGCTGGGTGAGCGGGTTGACGAACGCAGGCTCATCGGCGACGAAGCCATCAGGCGCCTCGTCGTATGCATGCAGGAGTACCGGGCTCTCTCGGAACAGCAGGGGGCGAAAACCGTTATCGCTGCGGGAACCAGCGCCCTGCGTGATGCGGCAAACCGTGATGAGGTTATTGCGGAGGTTATGAGAGAAACCAGTGTGAGCATCAACTGCATCTCCGGTACGGAAGAGGCTGAACTGACCTTTTTCGGCGCGGTGGCCGGCCTGGACGATCTGCCGGAAACCTTCTCGGTAATCGATATCGGAGGCGGCAGCACGGAAATTTGCATGGGTTCTCTCAGTGGAGTCGAAAAAAGCGTCAGCATGGATATCGGTTCGGTTCGGCTTACCGAACGATTTTTCAGCTCGCTCCCCCCTTCAGAATACGAGATGGAAGCCGCCCGAGAGGAGATCGACCGTGTGCTGAGATCATCCGTCCTCCCGTTTTTCGCATCAAGAGAATCGGTTTACGGGGTTGCCGGAACCCTGACCACCATAGCTCAGGTCAGCCAGGGGCTGAAGCATTTCGATGCCATGAGAGTACAGAATTACCGGCTTTCCTTCGCGGAGGTAAACCGACTGTTCGGGCAGCTCGGGAATAACTCTCTCGAAGAGATCATTGCGCAGGGAATTCCGGAAGGACGCGCCGACGTCATCACCATGGGAGCGCTCATCCTGCGCCAGTTCATGCGACTCATGGGAATCGGCGAAATAAGGGTCAGCATTCAGGGGCTGCGTTTCGGCCTTGCACAGAAGGAGCTTCTCCGCCTGCAGGGGACGGCTTGA
- a CDS encoding C40 family peptidase: MLPVKVSGQSMERLFTAVRERLGTAYRWGGTALDGFDCSGFVQYLYEDSFQLLMPRTSSDMATLGEVVPRKQLKPGDLVFFSNGGKTIDHVGVYMGENSFAHVSTSRGVRVDRLDSRYFDKRYACAARIIKRK; this comes from the coding sequence GTGCTTCCCGTAAAAGTATCCGGACAATCGATGGAGCGGCTTTTTACGGCGGTCCGGGAGCGCCTTGGAACGGCATACCGCTGGGGCGGAACAGCACTTGACGGTTTTGACTGCTCGGGCTTCGTTCAGTATCTCTACGAAGACTCCTTTCAGCTGCTCATGCCGAGAACATCATCCGATATGGCTACCCTTGGAGAGGTCGTTCCCCGGAAACAACTCAAACCTGGAGATCTCGTATTTTTCAGCAATGGCGGAAAAACCATCGATCATGTCGGGGTTTACATGGGGGAGAACAGTTTTGCACATGTATCGACGAGCAGAGGAGTAAGGGTTGACCGGCTTGATTCGCGCTACTTCGACAAACGGTATGCCTGCGCTGCCCGGATCATAAAAAGGAAGTGA